Below is a genomic region from Macaca thibetana thibetana isolate TM-01 chromosome 1, ASM2454274v1, whole genome shotgun sequence.
AAAAGGTGGCCTCTGTGGAGAATTCTAGACCCACAGGTATGTATCCTCTGGGGAAAGAAGTGGGAGGGAGCAAGTGGGTTGTTGCAAAATGAGCTTTCCCGTATTTTCCAGCTAGTCGACTGGTGTGAGTTTAACATTGCATTTGGTGGAAATCTAAGCCTGGCACATGTGCAACTCATTGAGGGCTCCCGTTAACCCTGCAAGTGAGGGATGACTTGCCTCTGTGATGGCCTCAGTCCGCCTACCTAGGTTCCAGGGCTTGTTAACCCCTGAGCTCCTTCATGGTTTCCTCACACTGTGTTCTCTGCTCTACGTCAGCAACCTCTCTGTGCCGACGTTAAGAAGGAACTTCATATGCAACCTTCCTTTATCAGTGACCTCAGATTCTTTGTGAAgaatttggaattaaaaaaaaaaaaaaaaaaaaaaaaaaaaaaactaaacgaAAGGACAGATATTTGATACCTATTAACTTTTGGGGACAATGAACTGTTTCCAGTTCATTGGGGAATGATGAGCTAGAAAATTTGAGACCCACAGAGGTAGACTTCCCCAGAGTCACTCAAACACCGTGGAAACCCAGCAGGTGTCAGAGCTCCCCAGGAGTGTGTCTGGTGAGTGGCACAAGCTAGAATAATACTAGTCCCTAAGTCAGGAGCTGTGGCTTGGCACACTTCCTGGTGTCAGCTTTCTGTGCAAACGAGAACCCATGACTTagcttctctggacctcagttcctCCAGCTATAAAACTTGGGGCATGCCCTCTATACATTTGATGTCATCGTATATGCCCATAAGACCTCCCAGAGCACAGAAGACACGGCCCTGGGTGTTGTTTGCCAAGTGTGTCTCCTGTCTTGGGATCAGGCATTTTTCTGGTTGAAGGAGGCTTCCCCAGACAATAACCCCACACTGCCCAGGGACATAGAGTTGTTGGCTCTTTTTGGCAAAAGGCTTTAGGTGAGGTCACCAACAGCAGCCTGAACAGTGATTTACTGCTGGTCTAGTGTGTGCAACTGGGGAGGAAGCCATCCTCCTCCTATCTCAGCCAGGCCCCGAGCAAGGGTGGAGGGACCTCACAGGCGACAGCCATTAACTCTGGACCAGGTCCACACTCCTCTTTTCCAGAGTGTGCCAGGGCATGGAGGAGCGGGACTCAAAGCCAACTCCCGCCCTAGCACATCCATTCACACCCATTCACACACCAGACCTCGTTTCCACTAATCTCTTGCTGCAGTGGGCTGGGGTTATTGTCTACTCAGAGCTAGTTGCCCTATTTTACAGCCAAAAAGTACAGTGAACTTAATGAGCCTTGCATGTGAAGTGCCTTCCAAATTAGCCTTGTTAATCCTCAGAATGAAGGAGAGAAGTTATATCCAGGATGGAGGAAGAGAGCCAGTTAAGGtgacctagataatttttgtctcTCATTGAGTCCTTGTGTAGCTTATTGTGGAGGTGGGGGGGGGTCACAATTCTTATCAAAGACCATTGTTGGAACACAGGTGTGTGGGACCACAATGACTTAGTTCcactttcttgatttctgttaCTACACATTTTTAGCTTTTACgtatttaacaagcatttatcGAGACCCTACTATGAGCAAGCCACTGTTTCAAGCACTATGAGAGATACAGAGATGAATTAACATGGCCCCACTGCCCAGGCTGCTCACAGCCAGGAAGGGGCCCAGAGCTGGATGTTCAGCAAAtactttggttttctttatttcaatgcCCTACCCTGTTTGTTTCCTAAAAGGAAGTAACGTAATATGAAAGTTATTTAAGATAATTCTGGCAAACATTCTAAATCAAAGCTGTGTTGGAAGAGGGAGGCACCTAGGGCCTAATTATCCCAGCTAAGATGATCGTGCTGGTTCCGCATGGCATTTAGCCTTCCAAAAGGTCAAAAGgtcaaggaaggaaaagaaggataGGAAGGGATGTGAGGAGGTGTTGCAAAGCCTTCTTTCCCGGACCCTGGCCTCATCTTTCTGTGCTCTCTGTCCTAGGCCAGCAGCTGGAATCCCTGGACCTCCCGGCCCCCTGGGAGCAGAGCCTGCCGTGCACCGAGAGGAAGCCGGCTGCTACTGCCAGGCTGAGCCGTCGGGGGGCTTCGCTGTCCTCGCCCGCTGAGAGCTCCGGGAGCCCCCAGCGGCGCGGCCTGAGCCCCCAGCGGCGCGGCCTGTCCGCCCCCAGCAGCCGCCAGATCCCCGCACCCCAGGGCGCGGTGCTGGTGCAGCGGGAGAAGGACCTGCCGAACTACAACTGGAACTCCTTCGGCCTGCGCTTCGGCAAGCGGGAGGCGGTACCCCCGGGAGCCAAGGCAGAGGCGCTGGGCGGGGCTGAGGGCGCAGGTGCTGGGCAGTGAACTTCAGACCCCAGAGGAGTCAGAGCATGCAGGGTGGGGAGGACGCAGGGCGAAGGGAGGGGGCACTGGACCTTCCAACCCGAGGcaataaaagaaatgcataacTCACCGACGTGTGATCTGTGGCTCATTTTTGCAAAAGCGCTCTGATGAGGCTGTTCCCCTTCTGTCCTCATTGGATGGTTAGCTGGTTTCAAGAGGCCTCTGGTGTCATTAAGGTCAGTGCTTCTAATACTAGATGTAATGAAGGAACAGGCGGTTAGTTCTCCAATCCATTGTAGattggtactttaaaaaaaatttaaatggatcACTGACAccctgaaaaatttaaaaacaacaaaagaagacCAAATTGGATGCTGCTGGAATGTGTCAGCG
It encodes:
- the KISS1 gene encoding LOW QUALITY PROTEIN: metastasis-suppressor KiSS-1 (The sequence of the model RefSeq protein was modified relative to this genomic sequence to represent the inferred CDS: deleted 2 bases in 1 codon) is translated as MNSLVSWQLLLFLCATHFGEPLEKVASVENSRPTGQQLESLDLPAPWEQSLPCTERKPAATARLSRRGASLSSPAESSGSPQRRGLSPQRRGLSAPSSRQIPAPQGAVLVQREKDLPNYNWNSFGLRFGKREATPGSQGRGAGRG